One genomic region from Thunnus maccoyii chromosome 16, fThuMac1.1, whole genome shotgun sequence encodes:
- the msl2a gene encoding E3 ubiquitin-protein ligase MSL2a: MNPVNATTLYVSASRAVLQCDPRQPHTFADMYTLLPFFRQSLACLVCGKLLQNPISPTHPECQHYVCLGCKGQKMQIRTSCRRCKDYSCFQENKQLSLLVQCYRKLCLYVTHSPLLKSISSHAGGSPEVMALLEEVLMSHEEEIETEDPSLAQEDVNPSDPESLTPTEAPPVPAELSAVPQSSSSDPPCSNGPQECNGDVLEDLDPSSPELEVCELVEEQPQAGLSVSDTGCGGLELSLSTGPLAPTPGTVCSLRDGESSSRELEEGEVLLLSVEEVLQTLDPLQPGRDSPHTHPERTHTHTHIATDRAHAQMYIQLDAAHNYTQIQTDRTNTVASLGAHIHTSSFDPPPSSKPPPVRLNRKRSRSESDREKVKPLPIASILQGSSSHVHTPNPSHTLHTQPPTPSLTVPAHTYSSLPNGAPPKPSRPAPNHSKGARKHVDPGPKKPHAKARSSGGSKNKDRSKDQRLMSGCLVPPAPVRPPYKKPVEKKGCKCGRATQNPSVLTCRGQRCPCYSNRKACLDCICRGCQNSYMANGEKKLEAFAVPEKALEQTRLTLGINLTSITAAAALRNPATTSIRANTLLNVATATGTPVTTAFLSPSPPQEPNYEDSLELLIG; encoded by the exons TGCAGTGTGACCCGCGGCAGCCTCACACCTTCGCAGATATGTACACACTACTACCCTTCTTTCGACAGTCTCTCGCATGCCTCGTCTGTG gTAAACTGCTCCAGAATCCCATTTCCCCTACACATCCAGAGTGTCAGCATTATGTCTGCTTGGGCTGTAAAGGCCAGAAGATGCAGATAAGGACATCGTGCCGCAGATGTAAGGACTATTCCTGCTTCCAGGAGAACAAACAGCTCTCCTTGCTGGTGCAGTGCTACAGGAAGCTCTGCCTATATGTCACTCATTCGCCTTTGCTGAAGTCAATCAGCAGCCATGCAGGAGGGTCTCCAGAGGTTATGGCCTTGCTAGAGGAGGTGCTTATGTCACATGAAGAGGAGATAGAGACAGAGGACCCAAGTCTAGCACAGGAAGATGTGAATCCCTCTGACCCAGAGTCCCTGACCCCCACAGAGGCGCCACCTGTTCCTGCAGAGCTCTCAGCTGTACCCCAGAGCTCCTCCTCTGATCCTCCCTGTTCCAATGGACCGCAGGAATGCAATGGAGATGTACTGGAGGACCTGGATCCATCTTCTCCAGAGCTGGAAGTATGTGAGCTGGTAGAGGAGCAGCCACAGGCAGGCCTCTCTGTATCCGATACTGGTTGTGGTGGTCTGGAGCTGAGTCTGTCCACTGGACCTTTAGCCCCAACTCCAGGCACTGTGTGCTCACTCAGGGATGGGGAATCTAGCAGCAGGGAgctggaggagggggaggtgtTGCTCCTTAGTGTGGAGGAGGTATTACAGACTTTGGATCCCCTTCAGCCCGGTAGAGATTCCCCTCATACACACCCAGAAAggacgcacactcacacacacatagccacAGACAGAGCACACGCTCAAATGTACATACAGCTGGACGCAGCTCACAACTACACACAGATTCAAACAGACAGGACTAACACAGTGGCAAGCCTTGgtgctcacatacacacatcttcATTCGATCCTCCTCCAAGTTCCAAGCCCCCACCAGTCCGCCTTAACCGCAAGCGATCTCGTTCAGAGAGTGACAGGGAAAAGGTGAAACCTCTTCCTATCGCCTCCATCCTGCAGGGCTCCTCCTCTCATGTACACACTCCAAACCCCTCTCATACACTGCACACTCAACCGCCCACACCCTCCTTAACTGTACcagcacacacatactcatCCCTTCCCAATGGAGCACCTCCCAAGCCCAGTCGCCCTGCACCAAACCACAGTAAAGGTGCGAGGAAGCACGTCGATCCGGGCCCTAAGAAGCCCCATGCGAAGGCTCGCAGCAGTGGAGGCTCCAAGAACAAGGACAGGAGCAAAGACCAGCGATTGATGTCAGGCTGTCTGGTGCCTCCAGCACCTGTCAGGCCTCCATATAAGAAGCCAGTGGAGAAGAAAGGCTGCAAGTGTGGCAGGGCCACCCAGAATCCCTCAGTGCTGACCTGCAGGGGGCAACGGTGTCCCTGTTACTCAAACCGCAAG GCGTGCTTGGATTGTATCTGCCGAGGTTGCCAGAACTCCTACATGGCCAACGGTGAGAAGAAGCTAGAGGCCTTTGCCGTGCCAGAGAAAGCCTTGGAGCAGACGCGGCTCACACTCGGCATCAACCTCACCAGCATCACGGCAGCCGCGGCGCTCCGCAACCCGGCGACCACCAGCATCCGCGCGAACACCCTCCTCAACGTCGCCACAGCAACGGGAACCCCTGTAACCACAGCCTTCCTGTCTCCCAGCCCTCCGCAAGAGCCCAACTACGAGGACAGCCTGGAGCTGCTGATTGGATGA